The following coding sequences lie in one Candidatus Melainabacteria bacterium genomic window:
- a CDS encoding PIN domain nuclease codes for MDKTLKLYIDTSVWNFALETERPDSIVTYEFLKSVSNNNEYSLFISDLVEAETNDAHGKRKEGLTKLIDIFKPTLVYSDESALKLADIYVTEKLIPETFKDDAIHIATATVNNCDFLISWNFKHIVKAKVIWGVHLVNQREGFGLIELVSPKLFLGK; via the coding sequence ATGGATAAAACACTAAAACTTTATATTGATACTTCTGTCTGGAATTTTGCACTTGAAACTGAAAGACCGGATAGCATAGTTACTTATGAATTTTTAAAGAGTGTAAGTAATAATAACGAATATTCACTATTTATTTCTGATCTGGTCGAAGCTGAAACCAACGATGCACATGGTAAAAGGAAAGAAGGACTTACAAAATTAATAGATATTTTTAAACCTACACTTGTTTATTCGGATGAAAGTGCATTAAAATTAGCTGACATTTATGTGACTGAAAAGCTTATACCAGAAACATTTAAAGATGATGCTATCCATATAGCAACAGCAACTGTAAATAATTGCGATTTTTTAATATCTTGGAATTTTAAACACATAGTTAAAGCAAAAGTGATTTGGGGTGTTCACTTGGTTAATCAGCGCGAAGGATTTGGCTTGATAGAGCTTGTTTCACCCAAGCTGTTTTTGGGTAAATAA
- a CDS encoding HEAT repeat domain-containing protein, whose amino-acid sequence MIYQLKVNFISSIPAVTAPQKTASSEEEHIKLLIEDLDSDVFNIRQKAAKELISKGQKLLDVIGTKNNSGRKDLEFFLRELLKAKQEGSAEVKRRVTFEIRNSLMETAMQKLENKYRASFNFSNLEIYIDKAIEKHQNQFLDDIFLLMDVEIFPESYGMHIKKQIAACHHTPVAYLIKLSSEEKSDAVKIGLANNFVTPLSILKILSTESNPEIRALVAKNPNCLEDVRIKLSTDKEIHVRTVAASQIIDTKTLERLCDDLAHEVRTEVARNSHATSQILERLCDDLAHEVRTEVARNSYATSQILEKLHKDKDNYVRRCVAIHRNTPKKVLEVLAKDDNDYVRAYVAENKAIAPEILELLAEDKFDDVRKSVARHQKTELKALEILLHDSNENVRSSVAQHPNASIKILKHLSGDESVLVRRALVKNENTPSEILLKLSQDERINRYNTFQSDEYMGFAVGLASHKNTPTVVLAKLSQNYFPVVRETVGQNPSTPIDVLKKLLKDDFETVRDIARKRLEKK is encoded by the coding sequence GTGATTTATCAATTAAAAGTTAATTTTATTTCAAGTATTCCTGCAGTAACTGCTCCCCAAAAGACTGCTAGTAGTGAAGAAGAGCACATAAAACTACTTATTGAAGATTTAGATTCAGATGTATTTAATATAAGACAAAAAGCTGCAAAAGAATTAATTAGCAAAGGACAAAAGCTATTAGATGTTATAGGTACTAAAAACAATAGCGGAAGAAAGGATTTAGAATTCTTTTTAAGAGAATTATTAAAAGCAAAGCAAGAAGGGTCTGCAGAGGTAAAAAGAAGAGTTACTTTTGAAATCAGGAATTCACTAATGGAAACAGCTATGCAAAAACTTGAAAATAAATATAGGGCTTCCTTCAATTTTTCTAATTTAGAGATTTATATCGATAAAGCAATAGAGAAGCATCAAAACCAATTTCTAGATGATATTTTTCTTTTAATGGATGTAGAAATCTTTCCTGAGTCCTATGGAATGCATATAAAAAAACAAATCGCAGCTTGTCACCATACACCCGTAGCATATTTGATCAAACTTTCTTCTGAGGAAAAATCTGACGCTGTAAAAATTGGATTAGCAAATAATTTTGTAACTCCACTCAGTATATTAAAAATATTAAGCACTGAAAGTAACCCTGAAATTAGAGCTCTTGTTGCTAAAAATCCCAATTGCCTAGAGGATGTAAGAATAAAGCTAAGCACTGATAAAGAAATTCATGTAAGAACTGTTGCTGCATCACAGATTATTGATACAAAAACGCTAGAAAGATTATGTGATGATCTGGCTCACGAGGTAAGAACCGAGGTTGCACGTAATTCTCATGCTACGTCACAAATTCTAGAAAGATTATGTGATGATCTGGCTCATGAGGTAAGAACCGAGGTTGCACGTAATTCTTATGCTACGTCACAAATTCTAGAGAAGCTTCATAAAGATAAAGATAATTATGTACGACGTTGTGTTGCTATTCACCGAAATACACCCAAAAAAGTATTAGAAGTACTTGCTAAAGATGATAATGATTATGTACGAGCTTATGTTGCCGAGAATAAAGCTATAGCACCAGAAATTTTAGAATTGCTTGCTGAAGATAAATTTGACGACGTACGAAAGAGCGTTGCCAGACATCAAAAGACTGAACTTAAAGCCTTAGAAATACTTTTACATGATAGCAATGAAAATGTACGTAGCTCTGTAGCACAACATCCAAATGCAAGTATCAAGATCCTAAAACATTTATCAGGAGATGAATCAGTTTTAGTAAGGAGAGCCTTAGTTAAGAACGAAAATACACCAAGCGAGATTCTACTAAAGCTAAGTCAGGATGAAAGAATAAACAGATACAATACCTTTCAAAGTGACGAATATATGGGGTTTGCAGTTGGGTTAGCAAGCCATAAGAACACTCCGACTGTTGTTTTAGCCAAGCTAAGCCAAAATTACTTTCCAGTGGTAAGAGAAACAGTAGGACAAAATCCAAGCACTCCTATTGATGTTTTAAAAAAACTACTTAAAGATGACTTTGAAACTGTAAGGGATATTGCTCGAAAAAGATTAGAAAAAAAGTAA
- a CDS encoding SDR family oxidoreductase, with the protein MRIVITGGAGFIGSHLVDKFLWLDHQIVVFDNLITGKTENLTLHKNLTFIEQNVCKYLEIDGKVDWVLHFASPASPADFKTLPIQILKAGSSGTINSLGLAKAKKAKFFLASTSEVYGDPLEHPQKETYVGNVDPISERSVYDEAKRFAEATTIAYHHFHKINVRIARIFNTYGPRMRPDDGRVISNFIYQALTNKPLTVYGDGSQTRSFQYISDLVEGILRLMDADYNLPINLGNPNEFTILELANIIKKLTSSKSEIVFKPLPDADPKRRRPDITRAKQILKWGPKILLEDGLKKMIDYYKSLLQLQK; encoded by the coding sequence ATGCGAATTGTAATTACAGGCGGAGCAGGTTTTATTGGTTCACATTTGGTAGATAAATTTCTTTGGCTTGATCACCAGATTGTTGTTTTTGATAACTTAATTACTGGTAAAACTGAAAATCTAACCTTACATAAAAATCTAACTTTTATTGAACAAAATGTTTGTAAATATCTTGAGATAGATGGTAAGGTTGATTGGGTTTTGCATTTTGCAAGCCCGGCATCACCAGCTGATTTTAAAACATTACCAATTCAAATTTTAAAAGCAGGTTCAAGCGGCACAATAAACTCGCTTGGTCTAGCAAAAGCAAAAAAAGCAAAATTTTTTCTTGCAAGTACATCAGAAGTTTATGGAGATCCTCTTGAACATCCTCAAAAAGAAACATATGTTGGAAATGTAGATCCTATTTCTGAACGCTCCGTATATGATGAAGCAAAACGTTTTGCAGAAGCTACTACAATAGCGTATCACCACTTTCATAAGATTAATGTAAGAATCGCAAGGATTTTTAATACTTATGGTCCTCGCATGAGACCTGATGATGGAAGAGTAATTTCAAATTTTATTTATCAAGCACTCACAAATAAACCATTAACAGTTTACGGAGATGGTTCTCAAACAAGAAGTTTTCAGTATATTTCTGATTTAGTGGAAGGAATACTAAGATTAATGGATGCAGATTATAACTTACCAATTAATCTTGGGAATCCAAATGAGTTTACAATCTTAGAGTTGGCAAATATCATAAAAAAACTTACAAGTTCAAAGAGTGAAATTGTTTTTAAACCCTTGCCTGATGCAGATCCCAAACGTAGAAGGCCAGATATTACAAGAGCAAAACAAATTTTAAAATGGGGGCCAAAGATTTTGCTGGAAGATGGGCTAAAGAAAATGATTGATTATTATAAATCATTATTACAATTACAAAAATGA
- a CDS encoding DNA-processing protein DprA, with protein MGGTGQLTMPTIDTLVEELKLIQNIGTRKIAIIGTRNLSLTHQQLVEILAYALVISGNIIITSGGSSGVNSAVIKGACRADQSKLEVILPQTIGQQPTDVQNALIGIKGVLEHPDRQNMTLADASRICNREIVESAHQLICFLYHDSHTLKEALEYAHMQHKIVTVFYLD; from the coding sequence ATGGGTGGAACTGGGCAATTAACGATGCCTACTATTGATACTTTAGTTGAAGAACTAAAGCTAATACAAAATATAGGCACAAGAAAAATCGCAATAATTGGAACCAGGAACTTATCCTTAACGCACCAGCAATTAGTAGAGATCTTAGCTTATGCATTAGTTATAAGTGGAAACATAATTATAACAAGTGGTGGTTCTAGCGGTGTTAATTCTGCAGTTATTAAAGGTGCTTGTAGAGCTGATCAAAGTAAGTTAGAAGTAATTCTTCCTCAAACAATAGGTCAGCAACCAACAGATGTACAAAATGCATTGATTGGAATTAAAGGAGTACTAGAACATCCAGATAGACAAAACATGACATTAGCTGATGCAAGTAGAATTTGTAACAGAGAAATTGTAGAAAGTGCCCATCAATTAATTTGTTTCTTATATCACGATAGTCATACTTTAAAAGAAGCACTGGAATATGCACATATGCAGCATAAAATTGTAACAGTATTTTATTTAGATTAA
- the rplK gene encoding 50S ribosomal protein L11 has translation MATLKKKKKKLHTQIKLQIEAGKANPAPPIGPALGQHGVNIMAFCKEYNEKTKDKAGQIIPVVINVYEDRSFDFITKTPPVSDMIKKKLKIEKGSGIPNREKVGKLTKAQVEEIAKDKMPDLNALDIKAAMNIVMGTARSMGVTIEN, from the coding sequence ATGGCTACACTCAAAAAGAAAAAGAAAAAATTACACACTCAAATCAAACTTCAGATTGAAGCAGGAAAAGCAAATCCAGCTCCACCAATTGGTCCAGCACTTGGTCAACATGGTGTAAACATTATGGCTTTTTGTAAGGAATACAATGAAAAGACAAAAGATAAAGCAGGACAAATTATTCCAGTTGTAATTAATGTCTACGAAGACAGATCATTTGATTTTATAACTAAGACACCACCAGTATCAGACATGATTAAAAAGAAATTAAAAATTGAAAAAGGCTCAGGAATTCCAAACCGTGAAAAAGTCGGCAAGTTAACTAAAGCTCAAGTCGAAGAAATTGCAAAAGATAAAATGCCTGACCTAAATGCACTTGATATTAAAGCTGCAATGAATATTGTGATGGGAACTGCTAGAAGCATGGGAGTTACAATAGAAAATTGA
- a CDS encoding M55 family metallopeptidase — protein sequence MKVLISADLEGVSGVCHPDQIYPNGKSYKETLIRWSKELNAITAGLKESGIKEIVINDSHNHMRNLDNSLVPEVEVVSGWQRPFSMVSGIEKNFDAVFFTGYHAMAGSKSTLSHTYRPRIIKQVLLNKIPVGEVGLNAALAGHFNVPVVFVSGDEETCFEAQNLLESQIITVQTKKGLSRYSALSYPFETNLLNLKEGAIKAIKEKVKWKVFKINSPTTITITFAETNHADSCELIPNVKRISDNQVEFTDKDYSIVFKCFLAMGVLAASRDEVIT from the coding sequence ATGAAAGTATTAATCTCGGCAGATTTAGAAGGTGTAAGTGGTGTATGTCATCCTGATCAAATTTATCCTAATGGAAAATCTTACAAAGAAACACTTATTAGGTGGTCAAAAGAGTTAAATGCAATTACAGCTGGTTTAAAAGAATCTGGCATAAAAGAAATTGTAATAAATGATTCTCACAACCACATGAGAAATTTAGATAATTCACTTGTTCCTGAAGTTGAGGTTGTTTCTGGCTGGCAAAGACCCTTCTCAATGGTTTCAGGAATAGAAAAAAATTTTGATGCAGTGTTTTTTACAGGTTATCATGCCATGGCAGGCTCAAAATCTACTCTTAGTCATACTTACCGCCCAAGAATAATAAAACAAGTTTTATTAAATAAAATACCTGTAGGTGAAGTAGGTTTAAATGCTGCGCTAGCAGGACATTTTAATGTACCTGTTGTTTTTGTTTCAGGAGACGAAGAAACATGTTTTGAAGCACAAAATTTACTTGAGAGCCAAATTATTACAGTTCAAACTAAAAAAGGTCTAAGCAGATACTCTGCACTGTCATATCCTTTTGAAACAAATTTATTAAATTTAAAAGAAGGAGCAATTAAAGCAATTAAAGAAAAAGTTAAATGGAAAGTTTTTAAAATAAATTCTCCAACAACAATTACAATTACTTTTGCAGAAACGAACCATGCTGATTCATGTGAGCTTATTCCAAATGTAAAAAGAATTAGTGATAATCAAGTTGAATTTACAGATAAAGATTACTCTATAGTGTTTAAGTGCTTTTTAGCAATGGGAGTATTAGCTGCTTCAAGAGATGAGGTAATAACATAA
- the rplA gene encoding 50S ribosomal protein L1, whose amino-acid sequence MQTLTKRKKQINELLGDKKLYTPKEAISKIKEISEKVKTKFDQTVELSVRLGIDAKQSDQQVRSSVPLPGGTGKKIKIAVITKGEKVKDAEKAGADIVGSEELIGKIGGGWLDFDKLVATPDMMSQMAKLGKLLGPKGLMPNPKDGTVSNDLTKAIKELKAGKVSFRAEKDSGIVHIPIGKISFDKGKLLQNFSAVMDAINRVKPPSAKGIYLRSVYISSTMGPGLKVDLSSLDELHEHH is encoded by the coding sequence ATGCAAACCTTAACAAAACGTAAAAAACAAATCAATGAACTTTTAGGAGATAAAAAACTTTATACTCCCAAAGAAGCAATATCTAAAATTAAAGAAATCTCAGAAAAAGTAAAAACAAAGTTTGATCAAACTGTAGAACTCTCTGTAAGACTTGGAATAGATGCTAAACAAAGTGATCAACAAGTAAGAAGTTCAGTACCACTTCCAGGCGGAACAGGGAAAAAAATAAAAATCGCGGTAATTACAAAAGGTGAAAAAGTAAAAGATGCTGAAAAAGCAGGTGCTGACATTGTAGGTTCCGAAGAACTCATTGGAAAGATTGGAGGAGGGTGGCTTGATTTTGATAAGTTAGTTGCAACTCCAGATATGATGAGCCAGATGGCAAAGCTTGGTAAGCTTCTTGGTCCAAAAGGTTTAATGCCAAATCCAAAGGACGGAACTGTTTCAAATGATTTAACTAAAGCAATTAAAGAACTAAAAGCAGGTAAGGTTTCTTTTAGAGCTGAAAAAGATAGTGGTATAGTTCATATACCAATTGGAAAAATTTCTTTTGACAAAGGAAAATTGTTGCAAAACTTTAGTGCTGTAATGGATGCAATTAATCGAGTTAAACCACCTAGTGCAAAAGGAATTTATTTAAGATCAGTTTATATAAGCTCAACAATGGGACCAGGATTAAAAGTAGATCTTTCATCACTTGATGAATTGCATGAGCATCATTAA
- a CDS encoding UvrD-helicase domain-containing protein, protein MIYKNNLSNKLYSNISIQEDLFSLLNENQILAVTHGDGPLLIVAGAGSGKTKVLTNRIAFLVSNGFTRESILAVTFTNKAALEMKERLIQLLPKEEVSSLWVGTFHSICGRILRHDIHKLNFENEINKKLTNNFVIYDESDSTNLVKEAIQALDMDKKVYVPKNIRAFISSLKSQGYDPKTFGDIAKNHREIKISEIFDLYQKELIKNNALDFDDLLLYTVKLLEQNKEIRHYYHNRFKHVLVDEFQDTNLIQYELVRLISEGLTKEERKNISDKSNIWKGRGIAVVGDVDQSIYSWRGADFRIILGFRNDFPEHTLIKLEKNYRSTETILNVADSIIKNNKERIEKILLPSKEKGEKVICFEACDEVEEANYVAKETLRLLKSNYKYSDVGVLYRTNAQSRVIEEALIKRNIPYQIVGGFRFYERKEIKDVIAYLKVIYNPSDSVSLKRIINVPKRGLGATTLVKIEEFANKNNFSLYKTLLEISDVSDLPEKTIVSVQSFTHLIEYLRKASKSLSVSDLLSVLLKKSGYWDELEEEGTLDSEERLANVQELFSFASEFEVGASHDLPLLGDFLTQISLYTDLDNLKQTTNKITLMTLHLAKGLEFPVVFICGLEEGVFPHIKSIDSLDSSELEEERRLMYVGVTRAMEKLYFTYAIKRRLFGLSSFSSPSRFLEEAPTKLLSGFYGGLDEKIKNNKLCILKPKPQSSELKAQSLLSVGDKVEHAKFGIGVVEQVFGQGQRLLVNVDFKKCGKKLLDPKYAKLVKL, encoded by the coding sequence ATGATCTACAAAAATAATTTAAGTAATAAGTTGTATTCAAATATTAGCATTCAAGAAGATCTTTTTTCCTTACTAAACGAAAACCAGATTTTGGCAGTTACTCATGGCGACGGGCCACTGTTAATTGTTGCTGGAGCTGGCTCGGGTAAAACCAAGGTCTTGACTAACAGAATAGCTTTCTTAGTTTCTAATGGTTTTACACGAGAAAGTATTTTAGCAGTAACGTTTACAAATAAAGCTGCTTTAGAAATGAAAGAACGTTTGATTCAGCTTTTACCTAAAGAAGAAGTAAGTTCTCTTTGGGTAGGAACATTTCATAGTATTTGTGGAAGAATATTGCGTCATGACATACATAAGCTTAACTTTGAAAATGAAATAAATAAAAAATTAACAAATAATTTTGTAATCTATGATGAGTCAGACAGCACAAACTTAGTCAAGGAAGCAATTCAAGCACTTGACATGGATAAAAAAGTTTATGTGCCTAAAAATATTAGAGCATTTATTAGTTCTCTTAAATCTCAAGGCTATGATCCTAAAACTTTTGGTGACATTGCAAAAAATCATAGAGAAATAAAAATATCTGAGATATTTGATCTCTATCAAAAAGAATTAATAAAAAATAATGCTTTGGATTTTGATGACTTGCTTTTATATACAGTAAAACTTTTAGAGCAAAATAAAGAGATAAGACATTATTACCACAATAGATTTAAACATGTACTTGTAGATGAGTTTCAGGATACTAATTTAATTCAGTACGAATTAGTTCGATTGATTTCTGAAGGACTTACAAAAGAAGAAAGAAAAAATATCTCAGATAAAAGTAACATATGGAAAGGTAGAGGTATTGCAGTTGTTGGTGATGTTGATCAAAGCATTTATTCCTGGAGAGGGGCAGACTTTAGAATTATTTTAGGATTTAGAAATGATTTTCCTGAACATACTCTTATAAAACTTGAAAAAAATTATCGTTCTACTGAAACAATATTAAATGTTGCTGATTCAATAATTAAAAATAACAAAGAAAGAATTGAAAAGATTTTACTGCCATCAAAAGAAAAAGGCGAGAAAGTTATCTGCTTTGAAGCTTGTGATGAAGTTGAAGAAGCAAATTATGTAGCTAAGGAAACTCTAAGACTTTTAAAATCAAATTACAAATATAGTGATGTTGGAGTTTTATACAGAACCAATGCTCAAAGCAGGGTAATTGAAGAAGCATTGATTAAAAGAAACATTCCATATCAAATTGTAGGTGGCTTTAGATTTTATGAAAGAAAAGAAATTAAAGATGTAATTGCTTATCTAAAAGTTATTTATAACCCAAGTGATTCTGTTTCATTAAAAAGAATAATTAATGTACCTAAGCGTGGATTAGGTGCAACTACACTTGTAAAAATTGAAGAATTTGCAAATAAGAACAATTTTTCTTTGTACAAAACATTATTAGAAATATCTGATGTATCAGATCTGCCAGAAAAAACAATTGTTTCTGTTCAAAGCTTTACCCATCTTATTGAATATTTAAGAAAAGCTTCAAAGTCTCTTTCTGTAAGTGATTTACTAAGTGTACTTTTAAAAAAATCAGGGTATTGGGATGAACTTGAAGAAGAAGGCACTCTTGATTCAGAAGAAAGACTTGCTAATGTTCAGGAATTATTTTCATTCGCAAGTGAGTTTGAAGTAGGGGCAAGTCACGACTTGCCCCTACTGGGGGATTTTCTTACACAAATTTCTCTCTATACTGATCTGGATAATTTAAAACAAACCACAAATAAAATAACTTTAATGACGTTACATCTAGCTAAGGGACTTGAATTCCCTGTGGTTTTTATTTGTGGGTTAGAAGAAGGTGTTTTCCCTCATATTAAATCTATTGATTCTTTAGATTCAAGTGAACTAGAGGAAGAAAGAAGATTAATGTATGTAGGTGTAACACGTGCAATGGAAAAACTTTACTTTACCTATGCAATAAAGAGAAGATTATTTGGCTTAAGTAGCTTTTCAAGTCCTAGCAGATTCTTAGAAGAAGCACCTACGAAACTTTTGAGTGGCTTTTATGGTGGGCTTGATGAAAAGATTAAAAATAATAAATTATGTATTTTAAAACCTAAACCTCAAAGCTCAGAACTCAAAGCTCAAAGCTTGCTTTCTGTCGGTGATAAAGTGGAGCATGCAAAATTTGGTATTGGTGTTGTTGAGCAAGTTTTTGGTCAGGGACAAAGATTATTAGTCAATGTTGATTTTAAAAAGTGTGGAAAAAAATTATTGGATCCAAAATATGCAAAACTAGTGAAACTTTGA